A window of Babesia microti strain RI chromosome III, complete genome contains these coding sequences:
- a CDS encoding TSR1, pre-rRNA-processing protein TSR1 (overlaps_old_locusTagID:BBM_III04700): MVVHRNALKQRNKPFKGSTKSNPLKKVKITAKVELVRIPRKKVISDTKKAAKQSRLEVKRLGPKAILIVSCNSTVKSSDFVNKITQYIQGTILDTDFNIICDCDSISDSEWNIGNIVQLPKKALTSSFSQKVYFYSCPRNVTSVLSAAAVADIIILLFDGLRDDDAFDKQGYDIMRALKLQGMPSVIGVNLTSSDSSIVKRYFNDELGPDKKYFVLKDTLQLLRGISSTSCKQISWRKDRGYMLGQLHSYNKDDQKLVLKGYMKNLGFTCKNLVHITDVGDFVLDKIEVIPPSGNTMSLDPITLDEVNQMDINDQIDVLNEVIEEDNEFECQKLDEMFDNIAIESNDNDVLDEYFKKIVNESKNYEMEIRDPKDRMFPDEVDIPSNILASKRFRKYRALEDFNRSEWDPYMDLPVPYSKIHEFESFKALVKYCNSHHSKHASKIVEAIKNVTGIDTNEPFVYLQISGVNSAIVDKFINDAKPFIVSTVLPYERKVTVLEMSINKVAPLMPIESHDSESSIDSIPSKSEYKFLTGFRRFISRPIFSIKTSVNSSGKSIYLKVLDNTKMCIASIYGFALPLSNPIIMMRNDEVIAHGSIIGPNPKRVVLKRIILTGYPIKVHKQKAIVRYMFFNPHDIRWYKPAKLVTKRGLTGRIMTSLGTHGYMKCLFDQYISQDDVVMLYLYKRVYPKWHPYTWTHQSITSSIYA; encoded by the exons ATGGTGGTGCATAGGAATGCCCTAAAGCAACGGAATAAGCCCTTCAAGGGTTCTACCAAATCTAACCCCCTAAAGAAGGTCAAAATAACCGCCAAAGTTGAATTAGTTAGAATACCTAGGAAAAAAGTTATCAGTGATACTAAAAAGGCGGCAAAACAGTCACGCCTGGAAGTGAAGCGATTGGGTCCTAAGGCGATTCTAATAGTTTCATGCAATAGCACTGTAAAATCTAGTGATTTTGTTAATAAGattacacaatatatacaagGAACTATTTTAGATACAGatttcaatattatttgtgacTGTGATTCCATCAGTGATTCTGAATGGAACATTGGTAACATTGTTCAACTTCCCAAAAAGGCTTTAACAAGTAGCTTTTCACAGAAAGTTTACTTTTATTCATGTCCCAGAAATGTAACTTCAGTTTTGTCTGCTGCCGCAGTAGCTGACATTATTATACTGTTATTTGACGGACTTAGGGATGATGATGCCTTCGACAAACAAGG ATATGATATCATGAGGGCGTTAAAACTACAAGGTATGCCGTCGGTTATAGGTGTGAATTTGACGTCTTCTGATAGTAGCATTGTTAAAAGATATTTTAACGATGAATTGGGGCCTGATAA gAAATACTTTGTGTTGAAAGATACTCTTCAATTGCTACGTGGCATAAGCAGTACAAGTTGCAAGCAAATTTCGTGGCGCAAAGATAGGGGATATATGTTAGGCCAGCTACACAGTTATAACAAAGATGACCAAAAACTGGTGTTGAAGGGTTACATGAAGAATTTGGGCTTTACCTGTAAAAATTTAGTACATATTACTGACGTCGGTGACTTTGTTCTTGACAAAATTGAGGTAATACCTCCCTCTGGAAATACTATGTCACTAGATCCAATCACATTAGATGAAGTTAATCAAATGGACATAAATGATCAAATTGATGTGTTAAATGAAGTAATTGAAGAGgataatgaatttgaatgtCAAAAATTGGATGAAATGTTTGATAATATCGCAATTGAATCAAATGATAACGATGTATTAGATGAGTACTTCAAGAAGATTGTCAA CGAGTCTAAGAACTATGAAATGGAGATTAGAGATCCAAAGGATCGCATGTTCCCCGACGAAGTGGATATTCCATCTAATATATTAGCTAGCAAGAGATTTAGAAAGTATCGTGCATTGGAAGATTTTAACAGATCCGAATGGGATCCTTACATGGATTTACCCGTTCCCTACTCAAAAATACACGAATTTGAATCATTCAAAGCATTAGTCAAATACTGTAACTCTCATCATTCTAAACATGCTTCGAAAATCGTTGaagcaattaaaaatgttactGGAATTGATACTAATGAACCATTTGTATACCTACAAATCTCTGGTGTCAATTCCGCCATTGTTGATAagtttataaatgatgCTAAACCATTCATTGTATCAACAGTATTGCCATATGAGAGAAAAGTTACAGTGTTAGAAATGTCAATCAATAAAGTAGCGCCCTTGATGCCGATAGAGTCACATGATTCTGAATCAAGCATAGATAGCATACCTTCTAAGTCAGAATACAAATTCTTAACAGGCTTTAGAAG ATTCATCAGTAGACCAATTTTCAGTATCAAAACATCAGTTAACTCCAGTGGCAAATCGATATATCTAAAGGTACTAGATAATACTAAAATGTGTATTGCATCAATTTATGGGTTTGCATTGCCCCTATCTAACCCAATTATTATGATGAGGAATGATGAGGTAATTGCCCATGGAAGTATCATTGGCCCTAACCCCAAAAGGGTTGTGTTGAAGCGGATTATCTTGACCGGGTATCCAATTAAAGTCCATAAGCAGAAAGCTATAGTTAGGTATATGTTCTTCAATCCACACGATATAAG GTGGTACAAACCGGCAAAATTAGTCACCAAAAGAGGGCTAACTGGGCGAATAATGACCTCTCTAGGTACACACGGTTATATGAAATGCCTTTTCGACCAATATATATCGCAAGATGATGTAGTAATGTTATACTTGTATAAGCGTGTTTACCCTAAGTGGCATCCATATACTTGGACCCATCAATCTATTACAAGCAGTATTTATGCATAA
- a CDS encoding Vacuolar protein sorting/targeting protein 10 (overlaps_old_locusTagID:BBM_III04705;~overlaps_old_locusTagID:BBM_III04710), with protein sequence MNTYTISLLYIIVPLFTLSLTSNNAVSPEKPKQKADKETDVSKKKVSVSEVNFDSNVEDIVWCGHDHMIVLLKTLKGRIYRSADSGKQWYEITSNIKNKLQNPKDQDTFAVENLIVNELDKNIVIVIGNGNHHFISHNTGLDFHSLNFPHVINTWLFHPTKGSWALVSTWTPACYDNNSTEDCVHDLYYTKNLGRSFELVKRYVSQFSWGDKSIHQEDIVYMTTFSQESGSQPRFEGWSSNVDFIYTNNFGKTFIKLIPGGNKFLVSNGYIFVATTDDVLKQTVKLYVSRNGGSTFELAKLPVDLEEKSYTIIDTSEGAVVIHVNHSSSDSNIGNVYISDADGINYTLSLPNNVRSSSGECEFDRIFSVEGVYIANFKDTSEYMPNPFNKFQYKMPNQMGKENDRGKKSKGKSEDVVRTVISFNKGGSWNYIKAPKVDSLGNKYDCEKDKCYLHLHGITHFHQYAPFYSIENAVGLVMGTGNVGDHLRYESNEVNTFFSSDGGLTWIEAHKGAFIYEFGDHGGLIVMADDQRKVNQVVFSWDQGHSWFDFELGKFGLDVDNIVIEPNSSVTEFLLYGTRNGIGILYHLDFSTLGQPICHGIWSVNSESSDYETWSPSDGTSNNCLLGKQITYTRRKPTSACFNGKDFKVSSERKICKCTREDFECNYGFTRKIGSLECEPDPEIMIYKGCTSSGIFFADAYRKVPGDVCEGGWTPSKIPVPCPAHSPFTLGSKLIITFMIFLIIAMLVATYLSNSMEFRHIFRNFGFDSFQNVQYAPLGKKGHSKNSKFEPELGFIDAEQDEEDAPALMDYMGSEFESTSLQHTNSTLNRSHDRGDFRRSQQIKRNHEPLELL encoded by the exons ATGAATACGTACACTATCTCattgttgtatattatagtacCCCTTTTTACACTGTCACTCACAAGTAATAACGCTGTTTCCCCGGAAAAGCCCAAACAGAAGGCGGATAAGGAAACCGATGTTAGCAAGAAAAAAG TATCAGTTAGTGAAGTCAATTTTGACAGCAATGTGGAAGATATTGTTTGGTGTGGACATGATCATATGATCGTGCTACTGAAAACTCTGAAGGGAAGAATTTATCGCTCGGCAGACTCGGGTAAACAGTGGTACGAAATAACAAgcaatataaaaaataaactaCAAAATCCGAAGGATCAGGACACTTTTGCGGTAGAGAATTTGATCGTAAATGAACTTGACAAGAATATTGTGATTGTCATTGGCAATGGAAATCACCACTTTATCTCACACAATAC CGGCCTGGATTTCCACTCTTTGAACTTCCCTCACGTGATAAACACTTGGCTATTCCATCCCACTAAGGGTAGCTGGGCATTGGTATCCACTTGGACTCCTGCATGCTACGATAACAATTCAACTGAAGACTGTGTACACGATTTGTACTACACCAAAAACCTGGGCAGATCGTTTGAGTTGGTCAAAAGGTACGTCTCCCAGTTTAGTTGGGGTGACAAATCGATTCATCAGGAGGATATTGTGTATATGACTACTTTTAGCCAGGAATCGGGGTCTCAGCCAAGATTTGAGGGATGGAGCTCAAACGTAGACTTTATTTATACTAATAACTTTGGTAAAACTTTCATCAAGCTTATACCTGGGGgtaacaaatttttggtGTCAAATGGATACATATTTGTCGCCACAACGGATGACGTACTCAAGCAGACAGTTAAGTTATATGTATCAAGGAATGGTGGTTCTACATTTGAGCTTGCCAAATTACCAGTAGATTTGGAGGAAAAGTCGTATACAATAATTGATACATCTGAGGGTGCTGTGGTGATCCATGTAAATCATTCCTCGTCTGATTCAAACATTGGCAATGTATACATTTCAGATGCAGATGGGATCAATTACACACTTTCACTACCCAATAACGTGAGATCTTCCTCTGGTGAATGCGAATTTGACAGAATATTTTCTGTTGAAGGAGTCTACATTGCCAACTTCAAAGATACTTCTGAATA tATGCCAAACCCGTTCAACAAATTCCAATATAAAATGCCAAATCAAATGGGTAAAGAAAATGATAGGGGTAAGAAGTCTAAGGGAAAGAGTGAAGATGTGGTTAGGACGGTAATTTCGTTCAACAAAGGTGGCTCTTGGAACTATATAAAAGCACCTAAGGTTGATTCCCTTGGTAATAAGTATGACTGTGAAAAGGACAAATGCTATCTTCATCTTCATGGAATTACCcattttcatcaatatGCCCCTTTTTATTCGATCGAAAATGCAGTAGGGTTGGTTATGGGCACTGGTAACGTTGGAGATCATCTACGCTATGAATCGAATGAGGTTAACACTTTCTTTAGTAGTGATGGAGGGTTAACTTGGATTGAAGCACATAAAGGCGCTTTTATTTACGAGTTTGGGGATCACGGGGGTCTAATTGTTATGGCAGATGATCAGAGAAAGGTTAATCAGGTCGTGTTTAGTTGGGATCAGGGTCACTCTTGGTTTGATTTTGAATTGGGCAAATTTGGCTTGGatgttgataatattgttattgaacCCAATTCATCAGTGACAGAGTTCCTTTTATATGGCACCAGAAACGGCATAGGCATACTGTATCACTTGGACTTTAGTACCCTAGGACAGCCAATTTGCCATGGTATATGGTCGGTTAACTCTGAATCTTCAGATTATGAAACTTGGTCTCCTTCAG ATGGGACTAGTAATAATTGCCTATTGGGGAAACAAATAACCTATACCAGGCGAAAACCCACATCTGCATGCTTCAACGGGAAGGACTTCAAGGTATCATCCGAAAGAAAGATTTGTAAATGTACTAGAGAGGACTTTGAATGCAATTATGGATTTACTAGGAAAATTGGAAGTTTGGAATGTGAACCGGATCCAGAgattatgatatataaaGGTTGCACCAGTTCAGGAATATTTTTTGCTGATGCCTATCGTAAAGTGCCAGGGGATGTTTGTGAAGGAGGATGGACTCCATCAAAAATTCCAGTTCCTTGTCCTGCTCATTCTCCCTTTACACTTGGAAGCAAACTTATTATCACATTCATGATTTTCCTGATTATTGCTATGTTGGTGGCAACTTACctttcaaattcaatgGAGTTTAGGCACATTTTTAGGAATTTTG GATTTGATTCTTTCCAAAACGTACAATATGCGCCATTGGGGAAGAAGGGACATTCCAAAAACTCCAAATTTGAGCCAGAGTTAGGGTTTATTGATGCTGAACAG GATGAGGAAGATGCACCTGCGCTGATGGATTATATGGGTTCGGAATTCGAATCAACTTCACTGCAACACACAAATTCCACACTTAACAGATCGCACGACCGTGGGGATTTCAGGAGGTCGCAACAAATCAAAAGAAATCATGAGCCCCTGGAGCTCctataa
- a CDS encoding protein phosphatase 3, regulatory subunit (overlaps_old_locusTagID:BBM_III04710), whose protein sequence is MGNSNSQLTLQEKKRLVKAANFSQENILKLYKRFCQLDSNNNGKLDLKEILNIPDMNENPLVNRLLDVFDTNSDGGISFSELLVGLAKLAENVDEIEKTKFAFDVYDVNKDGIISNGDLFASLQIMVGNNLSTVQIQQLVDRTILQVDKNGDGMISFDEFREFTLNMDIKSRFKFNL, encoded by the exons ATGGG GAATTCAAATAGTCAATTGACTCTGCAAGAGAAGAAGAGATTGGTTAAGGCAGCTAATTTCAGCCAAGAAAATATTCTGAAACTTTACAAACGCTTCTGCCAGCTGGATTCTAATAATAATGGCAAACTTGATCTTAAAGAGATTCTTAATATTCCTGATATGAATGAAAATCCACTAGTTAATCGACTTTTGGATGTTTTTGACACAAATTCTGATGGAGGAATCTCATTTTCTGAGTTGCTTGTTGGTTTGG CTAAACTGGCGGAGAATGTTGATGAGATAGAGAAGACCAAATTTGCCTTTGATGTATACGATGTAAATAAGGATGGCATTATATCCAATGGTGATCTGTTTGCATCACTGCAGATAATGGTTGGTAACAATCTATCAACTGTCCAA ATACAACAACTTGTAGACAGGACCATTCTGCAAGTGGACAAGAACGGAGACGGGATGATTTCCtttgatgaatttaggGAGTTTACCCTCAACATGGATATAAAATCCAGGTTCAAATTCAACCTCTAA
- a CDS encoding small nuclear ribonucleoprotein E (overlaps_old_locusTagID:BBM_III04715) — protein sequence MADKRDRLQKIMTQPINQIFRLFTSGVRVQIWLFDEPNIKIEGRIKGFDEYMNMVLDDAESVNQKHKTRKSLGKILLKGDCMTLIAAVQ from the exons ATGGCCGATAAACGCGATAGGCTTCAGAAGATTATGACCCAACCGATT AACCAAATATTTAGGTTATTCACCAGCGGCGTAAGGGTTCAAATTTGGTTATTCGATGAACCAAACATCAAAATAGAAGGGAGGATTAAA GGTTTCGATGAATATATGAATATGGTTTTGGATGATGCAGAGTCTGTTAATCAGAAACATAAGACTCGGAAGTCATTGGGTAAAATTCTGCTTAAAGGAGATTGTATGACTCTTATAGCTGCAGTTCAATAG
- a CDS encoding hypothetical protein (overlaps_old_locusTagID:BBM_III04725) produces the protein MSIKLTLDNKLMEKLNSDKKYDKSSSSGTDSFHETYVDLFVREVDKKLQPECYDKLCSTRVKTLELWEPGLDVIKVEDKHDAEPFLNQILRLSSEIVHKVNKMHSGTDYTLRTETNFGKEKIDEANKKIRQIMKLLSNGTTDACKLDDYSDEVFISIDDFSETLYAHYAKIDKHLDKVKKLL, from the coding sequence atgtcaataaaattaaccTTGGATAATAAACTTATGGAGAAGCTTAATTCGGATAagaaatatgataaatccTCATCAAGTGGAACGGATTCCTTTCATGAAACATATGTTGATCTGTTTGTTAGGGAAGTAGATAAGAAGTTGCAACCAGAATGCTATGATAAACTGTGCAGTACGCGAGTTAAAACTTTGGAATTGTGGGAACCAGGTCTGGATGTGATAAAAGTAGAGGATAAACACGATGCTGAACCATTCCTAAACCAAATATTGCGACTCAGTAGTGAAATTGTGCATAAAGTAAATAAAATGCATTCTGGAACAGATTATACACTAAGAACAGAGACAAACTTTGGAAAGGAGAAAATTGATGAAgcaaataaaaaaattagacAGATAATGAAGTTACTCAGTAACGGTACCACTGATGCCTGTAAACTTGATGACTACAGTGATGAGGTATTTATAAGCATCGACGATTTCTCAGAAACCCTGTATGCCCActatgcaaaaattgataagcACCTGGACAAAGTTAAGAAGCTACTGTGA
- a CDS encoding conserved Plasmodium protein, unknown function (overlaps_old_locusTagID:BBM_III04730): MASTFSVTEKDGSSSSDSTDKYLSFAQGKDIATRALKKGFAVQKLYSRIYQNSVDLRHKRILIARLKANLYGKSDDLDIDGTGIVTTAPPCLSDVQFKLLRQEQLSLMAENTRLVRLLESRSTNNYTSNDSGMAISHAIRGNVWGCDSLVIKDRSYALEKIVLMLDKVVLKILAKAFRQIFLYAFLQDNIQNVKSKIKNNAIRIRMFYACSTLIQSIRNVYRRDLSSFLNSLIRESFAAYSQSTINPLEFMSEVNKKATPIVPFPTYYKNLHSVKNSQ, from the exons ATGGCTAGTACTTTTAGTGTAACGGAGAAAGATGGATCCAGCTCCAGCGATAGCACGGATAAATACTTGAGTTTTGCACAAGGAAAAGATATCGCAACAAGGGCACTCAAAAAGGGTTTCGCCGTGCAAAAGCTATACTCACGCATCTACCAAAACTCGGTTGACCTGAGGCACAAGAGGATACTTATCGCTAGACTAAAGGCCAATCTATATGGCAAATCAGACGATCTGGACATTGATGGTACAGGCATTGTTACAACAGCTCCCCCCTGTTTATCCGATGTCCAGTTTAAATTGCTACGACAAGAACAGTTGAGTCTTATGGCAGAAAATACCAGATTGGTTAGGTTACTCGAAAGTAGAAgcacaaataattatacttCGAATGATAGTGGTATGGCAATTTCTCATGCAATTCGTGGCAATGTTTGGGGCTGTGATTCACTAGTCATTAAAGATCGCTCATATGCCCTTGAGAAGATCGTACTGATGCTTGACAAAGTAGTACTCAAAATTTTGGCCAAAGCATTTAGACAAATATTCCTATACGCTTTCTTGCAAg acaatatacaaaatgtCAAGTCTaagattaaaaataatgcgATAAGGATCAGGATGTTTTATGCATGTTCCACATTAATCCAATCCATTCGTAATGTATATCGGAGGGATCTTTCTTCTTTTTTAAATTCCCTAATTCGTGAATCGTTCGCCGCATATTCTCAAAGCACTATTAATCCGTTGGAATTTATGAGTGAAGTGAATAAAAAAGCCACGCCAATAGTGCCCTTTCCGACGTACTATAAGAACCTTCATTCCGTTAAAAATTCACAGTAG
- a CDS encoding crossover junction endonuclease MUS81 (overlaps_old_locusTagID:BBM_III04730;~overlaps_old_locusTagID:BBM_III04735) — MEKFTIEYQEYPSKTPLHPLKSPNYFANISDSPILIHPHNIPFFKHIKQFINDIPPENIGEIKHYHNILQSLTKYPLPLSEFNDFARLKGMDTQTACVLTKIPGNSDCCSHSSAFKKQRLTEARRFCKLLLRSSIQTQHYQLSMPPGLHTSPVKAMDTSKRLYTPPNGSSSWAALIILFILHTNTNSTRFRLSNLVNLSERLLKIIPCSRVDVTSLSKLIKRNLVTFHNEFFKPKRINDTDSDSRPKRFMSKMADMYYYSITEDGLSVGRILIVNVKISIKSLIENIFPSYNTNMDDRSMTYTPNRSQSQQLTQSTSISSPRSVKLSYNKATHNIPVDFYSLACKPKRDLKDTHQQNITRDYISDIILIPHDESAPNVPQKIDNSDSTIKRCLDPIADDCTIAADTLSLKTRKCDAISTTTPNLDAFLEFTNLKHEFDNTGDDNYRRNLFPANFLPGYHNSPNKDIGNDGLINNDTCDNDNYNLVVVIDNREFGGSRLKYYDLLIDILKRERIKYKICTLPLGDIIWVCYKHTYSGDSSKCGMSGRNSLFAGGDAYVLGWIIERKTVSDLHSSILDGRYDEQRQRLLESGMKQIIYLYESCTDSVDTSPTGSYWKKHANPKMFSSAKLNIQFINGFNVINTSSPSHTAAFIVRFHRQLESLICNMADIKSFKQITDDDNKKLSLWLKSPENCSLWDNWILKTRKDYNITYKHIFGKQLRCIPTCGPIATAAILNKWPTPNELATALAVDEDILSSLQIGKKKLIGKKLVKHILKLYKSRG, encoded by the exons ATGgaaaaatttaccattgaATACCAAGAATACCCCTCAAAAACACCTCTCCATCCTCTAAAATCACCTAACTATTTCGCCAACATCTCTGATTCCCCTATCCTAATCCATCCACACAATATTCCCTTCTTCAAGCacattaaacaattcatcaatgACATTCCTCCAGAAAATATTGGAGAAATTAAACACTACCACAAC ATCCTACAATCACTGACAAAATATCCTTTACCACTTTCTGAATTCAACGATTTTGCCAGGTTAAAAGGAATGGATACGCAAACAGCATGCGTTTTAACTAA AATTCCTGGGAACAGTGATTGTTGTTCACATTCATCAGCGTTCAAAAAACAACGTCTCACTGAAGCTAGACgtttttgtaaattattgttaaGGAGCAGCATACAAACCCAACACTATCAATTGTCAATGCCACCAGGTTTGCATACATCGCCAGTGAAAGCAATGGATACTTCCAAGCGATTATACACACCGCCAAATGGCAGCTCCTCATGGGCTGCCCTAATCATCTTATTTATACTCCATACAAATACGAATTCCACTCGTTTTAGATTGTCAAACCTAGTGAATTTATCTGAAAGACTTTTGAAG ATAATTCCCTGTTCCAGAGTAGACGTAACATCGCTTTCTAAACTCATAAAACGCAATTTGGTGACCTTCCACAATGAATTTTTCAAACCTAAAAGGATTAACGACACTGACAGTGATAGTAGGCCCAAGAGGTTCATGAGTAAAATGGCCGATATGTACTATTACTCCATAACAGAGGATGGGTTGTCTGTGGGTAGGATTTTGATAGTGAatgttaaaatatcaattaagTCTCTTATTGAGAACATTTTTCCAAGCTACAACACTAATATGGATGATAGAAGTATGACATACACCCCAAATAGATCTCAATCCCAACAATTAACCCAAAGCACTAGTATCAGCTCACCAAGATCTGTCAAATTGTCGTATAATAAAGCCACTCATAATATACCAGTAGATTTTTATTCATTAGCATGCAAACCAAAAAGAGACCTAAAGGATACCCATCAGCAAAATATCACTAGGGATTACATCAGTGACATAATATTAATACCACACGATGAATCTGCCCCAAATGTACCACAAAAAATAGACAATAGTGACTCTACAATCAAAAGGTGCCTAGATCCCATAGCGGACGATTGCACAATAGCTGCAGATACTTTATCACTAAAAACCAGAAAGTGTGATGCCATATCTACCACAACCCCCAATTTAGATGCATTTCTtgaatttacaaatttaaagCATGAATTTGACAACACTGGTGATGATAATTACAGACGAAATCTTTTCCCCGCTAATTTTTTGCCTGGTTACCATAATTCACCAAACAAAGATATTGGAAACGATggattaattaataatgaCACTTGTGACAAtgacaattataatttggtCGTTGTAATTGACAATCGGGAATTTGGAGGGTCTAGATTAAAGTATtatgatttattgattGATATTCTAAAGAGAGAACgtataaaatacaaaatttgcacTTTACCCTTAGGAGATATCATTTGGGTCTGTTACAAACACACATATAGTGGTGATTCATCAAAGTGTGGAATGAGTGGCAGAAATAGTCTATTTG CAGGAGGAGATGCATATGTTCTCGGTTGGATAATAGAGCGTAAAACTGTATCCGACCTTCACTCTTCAATCTTAGATGGGAG ATACGACGAGCAACGACAAAGGCTATTAGAAAGCGGAATGAAGCAGATTATTTACTTATATGAAAGTTGCACCGATAGCGTTGATACTTCTCCCACTGGTAGCTACTGGAAGAAACACGCCAACCCCAAAATGTTTTCCTCAGCAAAACTAAATATCCAATTCATAAACGGGTTCAACGTCATAAACACTTCGTCACCATCGCATAC TGCCGCTTTTATTGTGAGATTTCATAGGCAATTAGAATCGctaatttgtaatatgGCAGACATCAAAAgttttaaacaaataactGATGATgacaataaaaaattatctttaTGGTTAAAAAGCCCAGAAAATTGTTCCTTGTGGGATAACTGGATTTTAAAAACTCGTAAAGACTacaatataacatataaacatatatttggaAAGCAATTAAGATGT ATCCCAACTTGTGGCCCAATTGCTACAGCTGCTATACTAAACAAATGGCCCACACCTAATGAACTGGCTACGGCGTTAGCTGTGGATGAAGATATCCTGTCATCCTTGCAAATTGGAAAGAAGAAACTCATTGGAAAGAAG CTAGTAAAACATattctaaaattatataaatcacGCGGTTAA